One genomic window of Micromonospora sp. WMMD1128 includes the following:
- a CDS encoding MaoC/PaaZ C-terminal domain-containing protein: MATRDHDPDDLTLHDLIEGPTQDLTSARAALAARGTPPPPVEETQDLSTAQTAALTPPRSDDHEVDGTSGDPQDRQLHDQPSGEPGGRKRVELERLPAAGALYRRAMLGVLPGTGRRRGRELPAVELGVAGVTVDPGHLADYDRVCGFRLADRLPATYLHVLGFPLSLRLMTAADFPIPLTGVVHVANRITVRRPVRADEVVDFRTYAENLRPHERGRQLDVVLVGSVGGEEVWRGVSTYLGKERAAGGGPRRDRGDRPAPPAPSAQWRVTPRVGSDYARVSGDHNPIHTSKLGARLFGFPRPIAHGMWSKARCLAALDARLPDVYTVDVAFKLPVPLPSTVAFSASRSGEGWDFGLHGARDGRPHLVGTVR; this comes from the coding sequence ATGGCCACCCGCGACCACGATCCCGACGATCTCACCCTGCACGACCTGATCGAGGGCCCCACCCAGGACCTCACCTCGGCCCGGGCGGCCCTGGCCGCGCGCGGCACCCCGCCACCCCCGGTCGAGGAGACCCAGGACCTGTCGACTGCCCAAACCGCCGCACTGACCCCACCCCGCTCCGACGATCATGAAGTTGACGGCACTTCCGGAGATCCACAGGACCGCCAACTTCATGATCAACCGAGTGGGGAGCCGGGTGGGCGGAAGCGGGTGGAGCTGGAGCGGTTGCCTGCGGCGGGGGCGCTCTACCGGCGGGCCATGCTGGGGGTGCTGCCCGGGACGGGGCGGCGGCGGGGGCGGGAGCTGCCGGCCGTCGAGCTGGGCGTCGCGGGGGTGACGGTGGACCCGGGGCATCTGGCCGACTACGACCGGGTGTGCGGGTTCCGGCTGGCCGACCGGCTGCCGGCGACCTACCTGCACGTGCTCGGGTTTCCGCTGTCGCTGCGGCTGATGACCGCCGCCGACTTCCCGATCCCGCTCACCGGCGTGGTGCACGTGGCCAACCGGATCACCGTGCGCCGGCCGGTGCGGGCCGACGAGGTCGTCGACTTCCGGACGTACGCGGAGAACCTGCGCCCGCACGAACGGGGCCGGCAGCTCGACGTGGTGCTCGTCGGCTCGGTCGGCGGCGAGGAGGTGTGGCGGGGCGTGTCGACGTACCTCGGGAAGGAGCGCGCGGCCGGCGGCGGTCCGCGGCGCGACCGGGGTGACCGCCCCGCGCCGCCGGCCCCCTCGGCGCAATGGCGGGTGACGCCCCGGGTGGGTTCGGACTACGCCCGGGTCTCCGGCGACCACAACCCGATCCACACCTCGAAGCTCGGCGCGCGGCTGTTCGGCTTCCCGCGCCCGATCGCGCACGGCATGTGGAGCAAGGCCCGCTGCCTGGCCGCGCTCGATGCCCGGCTGCCCGACGTCTACACCGTGGACGTGGCGTTCAAGCTGCCGGTGCCGCTGCCGTCCACGGTGGCCTTCAGCGCGTCACGCTCCGGCGAGGGCTGGGACTTCGGGCTGCACGGCGCCCGGGACGGACGACCCCACCTGGTCGGCACCGTCCGCTGA
- the purB gene encoding adenylosuccinate lyase — protein MTTIPNVLANRYASPELVALWSPEEKVRMERRLWLAVLRAQRDLGVPVPDGVVEAYERVVDDVDLASIAARERVTRHDVKARIEEFSALAGHEHVHKGMTSRDLTENVEQLQIRASLELIRDRVVATLARLAWHAGEYSPLVLTGRSHNVAAQATTLGKRFASAAEELLIAYERLADLIGRYPLRGIKGPVGTAADQLDLFDGDAGKVAELERRVAGHLGFGRVLDSVGQVYPRSLDFDVLAALAQVAAAPSSLATTIRLMVGQELVTEGFKPGQVGSSAMPHKMNTRSSERVNGFAVIIRGYLSMVGELAGDQWNEGDVSCSVVRRVALPDAFFAADGLFQTFLTVLDEFGPYPAVINRELERFLPFLATTKILVAAVRRGVGREVAHEVIKEHAVAVALAMREQGAPENDLFDRLAADGRLNLTRSEIDALVADRSTFTGAADDQVTRVTARITEIVRSHPEAATYSPSPIL, from the coding sequence GTGACGACGATCCCGAACGTGCTCGCCAACCGCTACGCCTCACCGGAGCTGGTGGCCCTCTGGTCGCCGGAGGAAAAGGTCCGGATGGAGCGCCGGCTCTGGCTGGCGGTGCTCCGGGCCCAGCGGGACCTCGGCGTGCCGGTGCCGGACGGGGTGGTCGAGGCGTACGAGCGGGTGGTCGACGACGTCGACCTGGCCTCGATCGCGGCGCGCGAGCGGGTCACCCGGCACGACGTGAAGGCCCGGATCGAGGAGTTCAGCGCGCTCGCCGGGCACGAGCACGTGCACAAGGGGATGACCTCCCGCGACCTCACCGAGAACGTCGAGCAGCTCCAGATCCGGGCGTCGCTGGAGCTGATCCGGGACCGGGTGGTCGCCACCCTGGCCCGGCTCGCCTGGCACGCGGGCGAATACTCCCCGCTGGTGCTGACCGGCCGGTCGCACAACGTCGCGGCGCAGGCCACCACGCTGGGCAAGCGCTTCGCGTCCGCCGCCGAGGAACTGCTTATCGCGTACGAGCGGTTGGCGGACCTGATCGGCCGCTACCCGCTGCGCGGGATCAAGGGGCCGGTGGGCACCGCCGCCGACCAGCTCGACCTCTTCGACGGCGACGCCGGCAAGGTGGCCGAGCTGGAGCGCCGGGTGGCCGGGCACCTCGGGTTCGGCCGGGTGCTGGACAGCGTCGGCCAGGTCTATCCGCGCTCGCTCGACTTCGACGTGCTGGCCGCGCTGGCGCAGGTGGCCGCCGCGCCGTCGTCGCTTGCCACCACGATCCGGCTGATGGTGGGCCAGGAGCTGGTCACCGAGGGCTTCAAGCCGGGGCAGGTCGGGTCCAGCGCGATGCCGCACAAGATGAACACCCGTTCCTCGGAGCGGGTGAACGGCTTCGCGGTGATCATCCGGGGTTACCTGTCGATGGTCGGCGAGCTGGCTGGGGACCAGTGGAACGAGGGCGACGTGTCCTGCTCGGTGGTGCGTCGGGTGGCGCTGCCGGACGCGTTCTTCGCCGCCGACGGCCTGTTCCAGACGTTCCTCACCGTGCTCGACGAGTTCGGCCCGTACCCAGCGGTGATCAACCGGGAGCTGGAGCGCTTCCTGCCGTTCCTGGCCACCACGAAGATCCTGGTCGCCGCCGTCCGCCGGGGCGTCGGCCGCGAGGTCGCACACGAGGTGATCAAGGAGCACGCGGTGGCCGTGGCGTTGGCCATGCGGGAGCAGGGTGCGCCCGAGAACGACCTGTTCGACCGCCTGGCCGCCGACGGCCGCCTGAACCTGACCCGCTCCGAGATCGACGCCCTGGTCGCCGATCGCAGCACCTTCACCGGCGCCGCCGACGATCAGGTGACCCGGGTGACCGCACGGATCACCGAGATCGTCCGTTCCCACCCCGAGGCCGCCACCTACTCCCCATCCCCCATCCTCTGA
- a CDS encoding YbjQ family protein, producing the protein MLVVTTDQLPGYEIRQILGEVVSSMARTRNPYREGVKNLRGGAYDPMAPDNLTRWRTDSVARLGEEAQRLGANAVIGMRFDSRDCGEMWMEICAYGTAVIVVPRTPDIMPPDQPMIAAETAHEPEIATAPGGIAEPASAPNLSSAAETPTGPWPPPLSHR; encoded by the coding sequence GTGCTGGTCGTGACGACGGATCAACTGCCCGGCTACGAGATCCGCCAGATCCTCGGCGAGGTGGTCTCCTCGATGGCGCGGACCCGCAACCCGTACCGCGAGGGGGTCAAGAATCTGCGTGGTGGCGCCTACGACCCGATGGCCCCGGACAACCTCACCCGCTGGCGCACCGACTCGGTGGCCCGGCTCGGCGAGGAGGCGCAGCGCCTCGGCGCGAACGCGGTGATCGGCATGCGCTTCGACAGCCGCGACTGCGGCGAGATGTGGATGGAGATCTGCGCGTACGGCACAGCGGTGATCGTGGTGCCGAGGACGCCCGACATCATGCCGCCGGACCAGCCGATGATCGCCGCCGAGACCGCCCACGAGCCGGAGATCGCCACCGCCCCCGGCGGCATCGCCGAACCGGCGAGCGCCCCCAACCTGAGTTCGGCGGCCGAAACCCCCACCGGCCCCTGGCCCCCGCCCCTTTCTCACCGTTGA
- a CDS encoding PKD domain-containing protein: protein MRRTFLAGLTATALTGVSLVPTGTAQAADDNPLYVRRTVPTCSDTGPGSFDQPFCSINAAASAVSPGQTVEISGGVYPEHVTITRSGTPDAPIVFRTSTSAQLTGPTAGITIDGRHDIRIQRIDVPGAVENPALDVRDSSRIVVEDAGFTVTGSSTGPAVRFSGVTDSIISRSFVSGGLPSMSVLLDGATSGVRLSSVGVIGTPNDPLAQSVGIRVEGSDNTIVNGSIDRFTGAAVSIGPGARGTTVANNQIGVGTGYGVHNAGATGTAITNNTITDRCLGGVRVDGDSSGVSVQNNYLVQSRDFSCAGGPNARIAVADGATADTVVDYNLADLYRSGSASIYEWNGTLMSLSTFRGATGQGAHDLDTPGPTGGHDSANSAAPGYPATDRNGTARVDDPAVPNTGAGPVPWADRGAIETVRGPDARFTLAPDLDTGSVTVDASTSVPGVVPIASYRFDFGDGTSVTQDTPVATHRYAARNTYSVSVRATGTDGRKDDATEQVSVLARSGTVGLLAFSSLSYVSPGNSPPSWPTLAANRPDLGATAQFDLADAGNGTVALFVRAAGRYLTADTAGVAALTYQTVLVGDTERFTLIRNADGSVSLRSVSSGRYVTATANPTVALIADGRAIGTDQKFYRVDVANAGRTLKAGANGRFVTADSAGVKPLIASATSAGTAQRFDVLDLGSGKVALLAWANRLVVSADSAGNKPLIANRTSAGAWEGFTLTRNADGTTSLKATVNSRYVTADSGGNKPLIADRTTIGAWEKFTLGG, encoded by the coding sequence ATGCGAAGAACCTTCCTGGCCGGGCTCACCGCGACCGCGTTGACCGGCGTCTCCCTCGTTCCCACCGGCACCGCACAGGCCGCCGACGACAACCCGCTCTACGTCCGGCGCACGGTGCCGACCTGCTCGGACACCGGCCCTGGCAGCTTCGACCAGCCGTTCTGCTCGATCAACGCCGCGGCGTCGGCGGTCTCGCCGGGCCAGACCGTAGAGATAAGTGGAGGCGTCTACCCGGAGCACGTCACCATCACCCGATCCGGCACGCCCGACGCGCCCATCGTCTTCCGCACCTCCACGAGCGCCCAGCTCACCGGTCCGACCGCCGGGATCACCATCGACGGCCGGCACGACATCAGGATCCAGCGGATCGACGTCCCCGGCGCGGTCGAGAACCCGGCGCTCGACGTCCGCGACTCCAGCCGCATCGTGGTCGAGGACGCCGGTTTCACCGTGACCGGTAGCTCGACCGGGCCGGCGGTGCGCTTCTCCGGCGTCACCGACTCGATCATCAGCCGCTCCTTCGTCTCCGGCGGCCTACCGTCCATGAGCGTGCTGCTGGACGGTGCCACATCCGGCGTACGCCTGTCGTCGGTCGGCGTCATCGGGACCCCGAACGACCCCCTCGCCCAGAGCGTGGGAATCCGGGTCGAGGGCTCCGACAACACGATCGTCAACGGTTCCATCGACCGCTTCACCGGCGCTGCGGTCAGCATCGGCCCCGGGGCGCGCGGGACGACCGTGGCGAACAACCAGATCGGCGTGGGAACCGGTTACGGCGTCCACAACGCCGGCGCCACTGGCACCGCGATCACGAACAACACGATCACGGACCGCTGCCTCGGCGGCGTCCGCGTCGACGGCGACTCGAGCGGTGTCTCGGTGCAGAACAACTACCTCGTCCAGAGCCGCGACTTCAGCTGTGCCGGCGGCCCGAACGCACGAATCGCCGTCGCGGACGGCGCCACCGCCGACACGGTGGTCGACTACAACCTCGCGGACCTCTACCGCTCCGGATCCGCGTCAATCTACGAGTGGAACGGCACCCTGATGAGTCTGTCCACGTTCCGGGGCGCGACCGGGCAGGGCGCACACGACCTGGACACCCCCGGCCCGACGGGTGGCCACGACTCGGCCAACTCGGCCGCACCGGGCTACCCGGCGACCGACCGGAACGGCACCGCGCGGGTGGACGACCCGGCGGTGCCGAACACCGGCGCCGGCCCGGTGCCCTGGGCCGACCGGGGCGCGATCGAGACGGTCCGCGGCCCGGACGCCCGGTTCACCCTCGCGCCGGATCTCGACACCGGCTCGGTCACCGTCGACGCCTCGACAAGCGTGCCGGGCGTCGTGCCGATCGCGAGCTACCGGTTCGACTTCGGCGACGGCACGTCCGTCACCCAGGACACACCGGTGGCCACGCACCGGTACGCCGCCCGGAACACGTACTCCGTCTCGGTGCGGGCGACCGGCACGGACGGCCGGAAGGACGACGCCACCGAGCAGGTGAGCGTGCTGGCCCGCAGCGGCACCGTCGGCCTGCTCGCGTTCTCCTCGCTGAGCTACGTCTCCCCGGGCAACAGCCCGCCGTCGTGGCCGACACTCGCCGCGAACCGGCCCGACCTCGGCGCGACCGCGCAGTTCGACCTGGCCGACGCCGGCAACGGCACGGTCGCCCTGTTCGTCCGCGCGGCTGGCCGTTACCTGACCGCCGACACGGCGGGCGTGGCCGCGCTCACCTACCAGACGGTGCTGGTCGGCGACACCGAGAGGTTCACGCTGATCCGCAACGCGGACGGCAGCGTCAGCCTGCGGTCGGTGTCCAGCGGCCGGTACGTGACGGCGACCGCCAACCCGACCGTCGCGCTCATCGCCGACGGCAGGGCCATCGGCACGGACCAGAAGTTCTACCGGGTGGACGTCGCCAACGCGGGCCGGACCCTCAAGGCGGGTGCCAACGGCCGCTTCGTCACCGCCGACAGCGCCGGCGTCAAGCCGCTGATCGCCAGCGCCACCAGCGCGGGCACCGCGCAGCGGTTCGACGTGCTCGACCTCGGCAGCGGCAAGGTGGCGCTGCTGGCGTGGGCCAACCGGCTGGTCGTCAGCGCGGACAGCGCGGGCAACAAGCCGCTGATCGCCAATCGCACCAGCGCCGGCGCCTGGGAGGGCTTCACCCTCACCCGCAACGCCGACGGCACCACAAGCCTCAAGGCGACTGTCAACAGCCGCTACGTCACCGCCGACAGCGGCGGCAACAAGCCACTGATCGCCGACCGCACCACGATCGGCGCGTGGGAGAAGTTCACCCTCGGCGGCTAG
- a CDS encoding acetyl-CoA C-acetyltransferase: MQSVRRVAVIGGNRIPFARSNSRYAHASNADMLGAALDGLVARFGLAGERLGEVVAGAVLKHSRDFNLTREVVLGSRLDPHTPAYDVQQACGTGLEAAILVANKIALGQIDAGVAGGVDTTSDAPLAVNEDMRRTLIQLNSARTLGERLRLAAKLRPHQPFKPEIPRNAEPRTGLSMGDHAAVTALRWNVDRAAQDELALRSHQRLAAAYEQGFFDDLMTPYLGLTRDQNLRPDTTLEKLGSLKPVFGTTGPDAERATMTAGNSSPLTDGASTVLLASEEWARAHNLPVLAWFSWSETAAVDFVHGDEGLLMAPAYAVPRMLARAGLKLPDFDYYEIHEAFASQVLATLAAWESPEFCAERLGLDAPLGSIDRDKLNVNGSSLAAGHPFAATGGRIVATLAKLLDRKGSGRGLISICAAGGQGVTAILER; the protein is encoded by the coding sequence GTGCAGAGTGTCCGGCGGGTCGCGGTGATCGGCGGCAACCGCATCCCCTTTGCCCGGTCCAACTCGCGTTACGCGCACGCGTCGAACGCCGACATGCTCGGCGCGGCGCTCGACGGGCTGGTCGCCCGGTTCGGGCTCGCCGGCGAGCGGCTCGGCGAGGTGGTGGCCGGCGCGGTGCTCAAGCACTCCCGGGACTTCAACCTCACCCGCGAGGTGGTGCTCGGCTCCCGGCTCGACCCGCACACCCCGGCGTACGACGTCCAGCAGGCGTGCGGCACCGGCCTGGAAGCCGCCATCCTGGTCGCCAACAAGATCGCCCTCGGGCAGATCGACGCCGGCGTCGCCGGTGGCGTCGACACCACCTCCGACGCGCCGCTCGCCGTCAACGAGGACATGCGCCGCACGTTGATCCAGCTCAACTCCGCCCGCACGCTCGGCGAGCGGCTCCGGCTGGCCGCGAAACTGCGCCCGCACCAGCCGTTCAAGCCGGAGATCCCGCGCAACGCCGAGCCGCGTACCGGGCTGTCGATGGGTGACCACGCCGCGGTCACCGCGCTGCGCTGGAACGTCGACCGGGCCGCCCAGGACGAGCTGGCGCTCCGCTCGCACCAGCGGCTCGCCGCCGCGTACGAGCAGGGGTTCTTCGACGACCTGATGACCCCCTACCTGGGGCTGACCCGCGACCAGAACCTCCGGCCGGACACCACGCTGGAGAAGCTCGGCTCGCTCAAGCCGGTCTTCGGCACCACGGGCCCGGACGCCGAGCGGGCCACCATGACCGCGGGCAACTCCTCACCGCTCACCGACGGCGCGTCCACCGTGCTGCTCGCCTCGGAGGAGTGGGCGCGGGCGCACAACCTGCCGGTGCTCGCCTGGTTCTCCTGGTCCGAGACGGCCGCCGTCGACTTCGTGCACGGCGACGAGGGGCTGCTGATGGCCCCCGCGTACGCGGTGCCCCGGATGCTGGCCCGGGCCGGGCTCAAGCTCCCGGACTTCGACTACTACGAGATCCACGAGGCGTTCGCCTCGCAGGTGCTGGCCACCCTCGCCGCCTGGGAGTCGCCGGAGTTCTGCGCGGAGCGGCTGGGCCTGGACGCGCCGCTCGGGTCCATCGACCGGGACAAGCTCAACGTCAACGGCTCGTCGCTCGCCGCCGGGCACCCGTTCGCCGCCACCGGCGGGCGGATCGTCGCCACGCTCGCCAAGCTGCTCGACCGCAAGGGGAGCGGGCGCGGGCTGATCTCCATCTGCGCAGCCGGCGGGCAGGGCGTGACCGCGATCCTGGAACGCTGA
- a CDS encoding TNT domain-containing protein translates to MKTRRWLLALVSGAAFVLVPGAAQPVGAAAATALAARAVALPADQGGDASGRPQPPVPTQSLCRPGTPPTAPPTTEFYDGNPMLGPAELPTASPVGPLLAGYQRFGALTESEFLAQYTTGNPAVYVYPPAYGFVIAPDGRPLKQAQTLLAGYRLDRFGFSGGAFLAPLGTPFSSRALTPQSLNTPANAPLANYHVYCVVKPFTVDSGPIASWFAQPGMGTQFQLNPAYLPQAGAVLTVQWLLDNGFLVEEDLTAGR, encoded by the coding sequence GTGAAAACACGCCGCTGGTTGCTCGCCCTCGTCTCCGGGGCGGCCTTCGTCCTCGTACCCGGTGCGGCGCAGCCGGTCGGGGCCGCCGCCGCCACGGCCCTGGCCGCCCGGGCGGTCGCCCTCCCCGCCGACCAGGGCGGCGACGCGTCCGGTCGGCCGCAACCGCCCGTGCCCACGCAGAGCCTCTGCCGGCCGGGCACCCCGCCCACCGCGCCGCCGACCACAGAGTTCTACGACGGCAACCCGATGCTCGGCCCGGCCGAGCTGCCCACCGCCTCGCCGGTCGGGCCGTTGCTCGCCGGCTACCAGCGGTTCGGCGCGCTGACCGAGAGCGAGTTCCTGGCGCAGTACACCACCGGGAACCCCGCGGTCTACGTCTACCCGCCGGCCTACGGGTTCGTCATCGCCCCCGACGGCCGCCCACTCAAGCAGGCGCAGACGCTGCTGGCCGGCTACCGGCTCGACCGTTTCGGCTTCTCCGGCGGCGCGTTCCTCGCCCCGCTGGGCACACCGTTCAGCTCGCGCGCGCTCACCCCGCAGAGCCTGAACACACCGGCGAACGCGCCGCTCGCCAACTACCACGTCTACTGCGTGGTCAAGCCGTTCACCGTCGACTCCGGCCCGATCGCGTCCTGGTTCGCCCAGCCCGGCATGGGCACCCAGTTCCAGCTCAACCCGGCGTACCTGCCGCAGGCCGGAGCCGTGCTGACCGTGCAGTGGCTGCTCGACAACGGATTCCTGGTCGAAGAGGATCTGACCGCCGGGCGGTGA
- a CDS encoding serine/threonine protein kinase codes for MRREARALRRIAERGDPRHLAYVPRLVDSYPVRDPATGAELIVNVLETVPGLHSLEDVRRAYPDGVDPRDAAWMWRRLLVALGLAHRAGVVHGAVLPRNVLIEPDAHGLVLVDWCFATEPGGLVPALVTDMADWYPPEVTGKRPCGPGTDIALAARCLTWLMADRAPRELRAFAAGCRQPALSARPDDAWRLLRELDEVLDRLYGPRTFRPFTLNP; via the coding sequence ATGCGCCGGGAGGCGCGTGCCCTGCGACGGATCGCCGAGCGCGGGGACCCGCGGCACCTCGCGTACGTGCCCCGACTGGTCGACTCCTATCCGGTGCGCGACCCGGCGACCGGTGCGGAACTGATCGTCAACGTGCTGGAGACGGTGCCGGGGCTGCACAGCCTGGAGGACGTGCGCCGGGCGTACCCCGATGGGGTGGACCCGCGCGACGCGGCCTGGATGTGGCGGCGGCTGCTCGTCGCGCTCGGCCTCGCCCACCGGGCCGGGGTGGTGCACGGCGCGGTGCTACCCCGGAACGTGCTGATCGAGCCGGACGCGCACGGCCTGGTGCTCGTCGACTGGTGCTTCGCCACCGAGCCGGGCGGGCTGGTGCCGGCGCTCGTGACCGACATGGCCGACTGGTATCCGCCGGAGGTCACCGGAAAGCGGCCCTGCGGCCCGGGCACCGACATCGCGCTTGCCGCCCGCTGCCTGACCTGGCTGATGGCCGACCGCGCGCCGCGTGAGCTGCGCGCCTTCGCCGCCGGCTGCCGGCAACCCGCGCTGTCCGCCCGGCCGGACGACGCCTGGCGGCTGCTCCGCGAACTCGACGAGGTGCTGGACCGGCTCTACGGGCCACGCACCTTCCGACCCTTCACCCTCAACCCCTAG
- a CDS encoding NUDIX domain-containing protein produces MVVNEQDFLAGYDPRDYPAVAVTVDVVALTIREGALHLLLIRRGAPPYAGHWALPGGFVRPDEDLSDGARRELAEETGLGGERLRRVHLEQLGSYGTPDRDPRMRVVSIAHLAFAPDLPDPVADTDAADAAWLPVTALGSRQLAFDHGWIIDDGLERARSKLEYTPLATRFLAPEFTITELRAVYETVWGQPLHAGNFHRKVLSVPGFVEATGASTERGGARGGPRAKLYRAAAAHLLHPALLR; encoded by the coding sequence ATCGTCGTGAACGAGCAGGACTTCCTCGCCGGATACGACCCCCGGGACTACCCGGCGGTCGCGGTCACCGTCGACGTGGTCGCCCTGACCATCCGCGAGGGCGCGCTGCACCTGCTGCTGATCCGCCGGGGCGCACCTCCCTACGCGGGGCACTGGGCCCTGCCCGGCGGCTTCGTCCGACCGGACGAGGACCTGTCCGACGGCGCCCGGCGCGAGCTGGCCGAGGAGACCGGGCTCGGCGGCGAGCGGCTGCGCCGGGTGCACCTGGAACAGCTCGGCAGCTACGGCACGCCGGACCGCGACCCGCGCATGCGGGTGGTCTCGATCGCCCACCTGGCGTTCGCCCCCGACCTGCCCGACCCGGTCGCCGACACCGACGCCGCCGACGCGGCCTGGCTACCGGTCACCGCGCTGGGCAGCCGGCAGCTCGCCTTCGACCACGGATGGATCATCGACGACGGGCTGGAACGGGCCCGGTCCAAACTGGAATACACCCCGCTCGCCACCCGCTTCCTCGCGCCCGAGTTCACCATCACCGAGCTGCGGGCGGTCTACGAGACGGTCTGGGGTCAGCCGCTGCACGCCGGCAACTTCCACCGCAAGGTGCTCTCCGTGCCCGGCTTCGTGGAGGCCACCGGCGCCAGCACCGAACGCGGCGGCGCCCGGGGCGGCCCCCGCGCCAAGCTCTACCGCGCTGCCGCCGCCCACCTCCTCCACCCCGCCCTCCTCCGATGA
- a CDS encoding 3-oxoacyl-ACP reductase, giving the protein MTDRYASFVQTGAGRALVKRLGLPDPPRLRRHTPGDPLVPGPVLLGAATGGRLAGPAGKILTAAGVELADPAATTADSRFAALVYDASGVTDSTGLRQLYDFFHPHARSLLPSGRVIVLGTPPAECGSPREATAQRACEGLTRSIGKEFGRGVTAQLVYVTRDGDAGTPVSLESTLRFLLSGRSAYVSGQVVRVGAGTAVAPADWDRPLDGQVVLVTGAARGIGAALATVLARDGAQVVALDVPAAGDELATVVNDIGGSAVQLDLTAPDAPTRLAEHLASRHGRVDVVVHNAGITRDRTLGRMDADRWDSVIDVNLSSQERINDVLLERDLIPAGGRIVSVSSIAGIAGNRGQTNYATSKAGVIGLVDSLSPVLRERGISLNAVAPGFIETRLTARIPLTIREAGRRMNSMAQGGLPVDVAETIGWLSWPATGAVSGNVVRVCGQSLLGA; this is encoded by the coding sequence ATGACCGACAGGTACGCGAGCTTCGTCCAGACGGGGGCCGGTCGTGCGCTGGTCAAGCGCCTCGGCCTGCCCGACCCGCCCCGACTGCGCCGGCACACGCCTGGCGACCCGCTCGTCCCCGGGCCGGTCCTGCTCGGCGCCGCCACCGGCGGCCGGCTCGCCGGGCCGGCCGGCAAGATCCTGACCGCCGCCGGGGTCGAGCTGGCCGACCCGGCCGCCACCACCGCCGACAGCCGGTTCGCCGCCCTGGTGTACGACGCCAGCGGCGTCACCGACTCCACCGGGCTGCGCCAGCTGTACGACTTCTTCCACCCGCACGCCCGGTCGTTGCTGCCCAGCGGGCGGGTGATCGTGCTCGGTACGCCGCCGGCCGAGTGCGGCTCGCCCCGGGAGGCCACCGCCCAGCGCGCGTGCGAGGGGTTGACCCGCAGCATCGGCAAGGAGTTCGGTCGCGGCGTCACCGCCCAGCTGGTGTACGTCACCCGCGACGGGGACGCCGGCACGCCGGTGAGCCTGGAGTCCACCCTGCGGTTCCTGCTCTCCGGCCGCTCCGCGTACGTCTCGGGCCAGGTCGTCCGGGTCGGCGCCGGCACCGCCGTCGCGCCGGCCGACTGGGACCGGCCGCTCGACGGTCAGGTCGTGCTCGTCACCGGCGCGGCCCGGGGGATCGGCGCGGCGCTGGCCACGGTGCTCGCCCGCGACGGCGCGCAGGTGGTGGCGCTCGACGTCCCGGCGGCCGGGGACGAGCTGGCCACGGTCGTCAACGACATCGGCGGCAGCGCAGTGCAGCTCGACCTGACCGCGCCGGACGCGCCGACCCGGCTGGCCGAGCACCTGGCGTCCCGGCACGGCCGGGTCGACGTGGTGGTGCACAACGCCGGCATCACCCGGGACAGGACGCTGGGCCGGATGGACGCCGACCGGTGGGACTCGGTGATCGACGTGAACCTGTCCAGCCAGGAGCGGATCAACGACGTGCTGCTGGAGCGCGACCTGATCCCGGCCGGTGGCCGGATCGTCTCGGTCTCCTCGATCGCCGGGATCGCCGGCAACCGGGGGCAGACCAACTACGCGACGAGCAAGGCCGGCGTGATCGGCCTGGTCGACTCGCTCAGCCCGGTGCTGCGCGAGCGCGGGATCAGCCTGAACGCGGTCGCGCCCGGGTTCATCGAGACCCGGCTGACCGCGCGCATCCCGTTGACCATCCGGGAGGCGGGCCGGCGGATGAACAGCATGGCCCAGGGCGGCCTGCCGGTGGACGTGGCCGAGACGATCGGCTGGCTCTCCTGGCCGGCGACCGGCGCGGTCAGCGGCAACGTGGTCCGCGTCTGCGGCCAGAGCCTGCTGGGGGCGTAA